A DNA window from Leptolyngbya sp. KIOST-1 contains the following coding sequences:
- a CDS encoding sensor histidine kinase — protein sequence MAHFGHQLIDSVRHLGRGHTIDPGSLQTRLTAGVVLASLVGIGALAAWMGWRMQQILLNSYRQGTALMADRLQEDVRYYSQRMPPQEALERVVNYRATGDLAIWVETAPGLRLVQSETLTMGSWQTSGVSAALLSTAIPAGVKLMTVQGWRLVVCASPLDVPGLAPATLYIAADVTAEYQGLQQLVRMLLLTSLGLISLLSIAFALYIRRTLSPIRRLNRLAGQVTADTLDRPLNLESAPTELQELVRSYNLMLARLDKAWGQQKRLVNDVSHELRTPLSLVQGYLESTLRRGQNLTAAQREGLEIAAAEASRTTRMLSEILDLARLTNGPGVLNLEPTPLQDVVHRAVAIAAATQPSAVDRLRVAAWTPVVARVDRQKLHTALVELIDNALRYGDPQQPVQVSLTAEAGWAAIQVQDQGAGIPAPCQGDIFEPFYRVDETRSRSSGGTGLGLTLVRSLVEAMAGQISVQSQPNCGSVFTLRIPLHDQS from the coding sequence ATGGCGCATTTTGGGCATCAACTGATTGACTCCGTTCGCCACCTGGGCCGCGGGCACACCATCGATCCGGGGTCGCTGCAAACCCGCCTGACCGCTGGGGTGGTGCTGGCCTCGCTGGTAGGGATTGGCGCTCTAGCGGCCTGGATGGGCTGGCGGATGCAGCAGATTCTGCTCAACAGCTACCGCCAGGGAACCGCCCTGATGGCCGATCGCCTGCAGGAAGACGTCCGTTACTACAGCCAGAGAATGCCCCCCCAGGAGGCCCTGGAAAGAGTCGTCAACTACCGGGCCACGGGCGACTTAGCGATTTGGGTAGAAACCGCCCCCGGCCTGCGGCTGGTTCAGTCAGAAACCCTGACCATGGGGTCGTGGCAAACCTCGGGGGTGAGCGCAGCCCTGCTCAGCACCGCCATTCCGGCGGGGGTGAAACTTATGACGGTGCAGGGTTGGCGGCTGGTGGTGTGCGCCAGCCCCCTGGATGTTCCTGGGCTGGCCCCGGCCACCCTGTACATTGCCGCCGATGTCACCGCCGAGTACCAGGGCCTACAGCAGCTGGTGCGGATGCTGCTGCTCACCAGCCTGGGGCTGATTAGCCTGCTGTCCATCGCCTTTGCCCTCTACATTCGCCGCACCCTCAGCCCTATTCGGCGTCTGAACCGGCTGGCGGGCCAGGTCACCGCCGACACCCTCGATCGGCCCCTCAACCTGGAGTCGGCCCCCACCGAGCTGCAGGAACTGGTGCGCAGCTATAACCTGATGCTGGCTCGCCTGGACAAAGCCTGGGGCCAGCAAAAGCGCCTGGTCAACGATGTTTCCCACGAGCTGCGTACGCCGCTGTCGCTGGTGCAGGGCTATCTGGAGAGCACGCTGCGGCGGGGGCAAAATCTCACTGCCGCCCAGCGGGAGGGGCTGGAGATCGCCGCCGCCGAGGCCAGCCGCACCACCCGCATGCTGAGCGAAATTCTCGATCTGGCCCGACTGACCAACGGTCCGGGCGTGCTAAATCTGGAGCCCACTCCCCTGCAGGATGTGGTCCACCGGGCTGTGGCGATCGCCGCCGCCACCCAGCCCAGCGCGGTAGACCGCCTGAGGGTTGCCGCCTGGACCCCCGTTGTTGCCCGGGTCGATCGCCAGAAGCTCCACACGGCCCTGGTGGAGCTAATCGACAACGCCCTCCGCTACGGCGATCCGCAGCAGCCGGTCCAGGTTTCGCTCACGGCCGAGGCGGGCTGGGCTGCGATTCAGGTGCAGGACCAGGGGGCGGGCATTCCGGCTCCCTGCCAGGGCGATATTTTTGAGCCCTTTTACCGGGTCGATGAGACCCGCTCCCGCAGCAGCGGCGGAACGGGACTGGGGCTCACCCTGGTGCGATCGCTGGTGGAGGCGATGGCCGGCCAGATTAGCGTACAGTCGCAGCCCAACTGCGGCAGTGTATTTACCCTTCGCATCCCCCTGCATGACCAATCCTAG
- a CDS encoding response regulator transcription factor translates to MGARILIVEDEEKLAKFVQLELSYEGYEVTVAHDGLSGLMAARDQTPDLILLDWMLPGLSGVEVCRRLRQTGTATPVILLTAKDDVSDRVEGLDAGADDYVVKPFSIEELLARVRAHLRRTEPQDAEVLVFGDLTLDRRSREVRRGARSIELTAKEFDLLDYLMTNPRQVLTRDRILEQVWGYDFMGDSNIIEVYVRYLRLKLEAEGESRVIQTMRGVGYVLRD, encoded by the coding sequence ATGGGCGCTCGTATTTTGATTGTCGAAGATGAGGAAAAGCTGGCCAAATTTGTGCAGCTGGAGCTGTCCTACGAAGGGTACGAGGTCACGGTAGCCCACGACGGCCTCTCGGGCCTAATGGCCGCCCGCGACCAGACCCCTGACTTGATTCTGCTCGACTGGATGTTGCCGGGGCTGAGCGGGGTCGAGGTCTGTCGTCGCCTGCGCCAGACCGGCACCGCTACCCCGGTGATTTTGCTTACCGCCAAGGATGACGTCAGCGATCGCGTGGAGGGTCTCGATGCCGGGGCCGACGACTACGTGGTCAAGCCCTTCAGCATTGAGGAACTGCTGGCCCGGGTGCGTGCCCACCTGCGCCGCACCGAGCCCCAGGATGCCGAAGTGCTGGTGTTTGGCGACCTCACCCTCGATCGCCGTAGCCGGGAGGTGCGCCGGGGGGCGCGGTCCATCGAACTCACCGCCAAGGAATTTGACCTACTCGACTATCTGATGACCAACCCGCGCCAGGTGCTTACCCGCGATCGCATCCTCGAACAGGTGTGGGGCTACGACTTTATGGGCGACTCCAACATCATTGAGGTCTACGTGCGCTACCTGCGCCTCAAGCTCGAAGCCGAAGGCGAAAGCCGCGTGATCCAAACCATGCGCGGGGTCGGCTATGTGCTGCGCGATTAG
- a CDS encoding ABC transporter permease, which yields MLKRALKISRVMLSVYYAYMVEYRAELVFWVLSGTFPLILMGLWVEAAQGDQFDLSPTDLVRYFLAVFLVRQFTVVWVIWEFEREVVEGRLSPYLLQPVDPAWRHFFSHVSERFARLPFAFLLVGLFLLLYPYAAWWPRLDNLLLGLLAIALAFCLRFLMQYTFALAAFWTERASALEQFWFLLYTFLSGMVAPLSLFPDAVREVVLWTPFPYLIYFPASLLIDRPEHVARGFMAMVLWSALFWGLNRWLWRRGLRQYSGMGA from the coding sequence ATGCTGAAACGAGCGCTTAAAATCTCCCGGGTCATGCTGTCGGTGTACTATGCCTACATGGTGGAGTACCGGGCAGAGCTGGTGTTTTGGGTGCTCTCGGGCACGTTTCCGCTGATTTTGATGGGGCTGTGGGTAGAGGCGGCCCAGGGCGACCAGTTCGACCTCAGTCCGACGGATCTGGTGCGGTACTTCTTGGCGGTGTTTTTGGTGCGCCAGTTCACCGTGGTCTGGGTGATCTGGGAGTTTGAGCGCGAGGTGGTGGAGGGGCGACTTTCGCCCTACCTGTTGCAGCCCGTGGACCCGGCCTGGCGGCATTTCTTTAGCCACGTTTCGGAGCGGTTTGCTCGGCTACCCTTTGCCTTTTTGCTGGTGGGGCTGTTTTTGCTGCTCTACCCCTACGCCGCCTGGTGGCCCCGGCTCGACAACCTGCTGCTGGGGCTGCTGGCGATCGCGCTGGCCTTTTGCCTGCGATTTCTCATGCAGTACACCTTTGCCCTGGCCGCCTTCTGGACGGAGCGGGCCAGCGCCCTGGAGCAGTTCTGGTTTTTGCTCTACACCTTTCTGTCGGGCATGGTGGCCCCGCTGTCGCTGTTTCCCGACGCGGTGCGCGAGGTGGTGCTGTGGACGCCCTTCCCCTACCTGATTTACTTTCCGGCCAGCCTGTTGATCGATCGGCCAGAGCATGTGGCGCGAGGATTTATGGCCATGGTGCTGTGGTCGGCACTGTTTTGGGGGCTGAATCGCTGGCTATGGCGGCGGGGGCTGCGGCAGTACTCAGGGATGGGGGCCTGA
- a CDS encoding ABC transporter permease: MVGTVLGAESLAMAAGAAAVLRDGGLMERYFKVLRLFWSTAIAAELEYRLNFLVTALISLGGLAGSLFGLFLFYRTGYEFEGWSWEAALLVLGLFTVLQGFSAMVLIPNLNKIVNQVQQGTLDFVLLKPISSQFWLSTRIISPWGLPDVIFGLVMIGYGGSRLGLGWADYGLAILPLALGAVTLYSLWFMLGATSIWFVKIYNVTEVLRGLLEAGRFPIAAYPVAYRVFFTFVVPVAFLTTVPAQTMLGQGGRGWLLASTLLALVLLVVANRFWRFALRFYTSASS; encoded by the coding sequence GTGGTCGGCACTGTTTTGGGGGCTGAATCGCTGGCTATGGCGGCGGGGGCTGCGGCAGTACTCAGGGATGGGGGCCTGATGGAACGCTACTTCAAGGTGCTGAGGTTGTTCTGGAGCACGGCGATCGCCGCTGAGCTGGAGTATCGACTCAATTTTTTGGTCACCGCGCTGATCAGCCTGGGCGGGCTGGCGGGCAGTCTGTTTGGCCTGTTTTTGTTCTACCGCACCGGCTACGAGTTCGAGGGCTGGAGCTGGGAGGCGGCGCTGCTGGTGCTGGGCCTGTTCACCGTGCTGCAGGGGTTCTCGGCTATGGTGCTGATCCCTAACCTGAACAAAATCGTCAACCAGGTGCAGCAGGGCACCCTCGACTTTGTGCTGCTCAAGCCGATCAGCTCGCAGTTCTGGCTCTCGACCCGAATTATTTCGCCCTGGGGGCTACCCGACGTGATCTTCGGCCTGGTGATGATCGGCTATGGCGGCAGTCGCCTGGGGCTGGGCTGGGCCGACTACGGGCTGGCGATTTTACCCCTGGCCCTAGGGGCGGTCACCCTCTACAGCCTGTGGTTTATGCTGGGGGCCACCAGCATCTGGTTTGTCAAAATCTACAACGTCACCGAGGTGCTGCGGGGGCTGCTGGAGGCCGGTCGGTTCCCGATCGCGGCCTACCCGGTGGCCTATCGGGTGTTCTTTACCTTTGTGGTGCCGGTGGCGTTTCTCACCACGGTGCCCGCCCAGACCATGCTAGGCCAGGGCGGACGCGGCTGGTTGCTGGCCTCGACCCTGCTGGCCCTGGTGCTGCTGGTGGTAGCGAACCGCTTTTGGCGCTTTGCCCTGCGGTTTTACACCAGCGCGTCGAGCTAG
- a CDS encoding toll/interleukin-1 receptor domain-containing protein — MSNLNAAGDGQTYSNLTAQVFLAYATADWPDGEPLEQPVAQAAVRPGAAAVQALRQLLSEAQITCWEYPQVYSIALHPEVAISRAVESCDNYLLVLTPHSLTDALCLQGLLFALSLNKRIVPVLAKTVPAEHLPEPLQTLDTIDLRTGVPPLADTASGQQLLQTLHHEANYHRAHTQLLVKALQWERLSRDSALLLQGEDLTGFQHWLVEANQRSRYQPLRLQTLYVAESACNGGDRTNGIRQGIGWIQRWLA; from the coding sequence TTGAGCAATTTGAATGCCGCTGGCGATGGCCAGACCTACAGTAACCTGACCGCTCAGGTGTTTTTGGCCTACGCGACCGCAGACTGGCCCGATGGCGAACCGCTAGAGCAGCCAGTCGCTCAAGCCGCAGTACGGCCAGGGGCTGCTGCCGTTCAGGCCTTGCGCCAGTTGCTCAGCGAGGCCCAGATCACCTGCTGGGAGTACCCCCAGGTCTACTCCATCGCCCTGCACCCCGAGGTGGCCATATCCCGTGCTGTGGAGTCCTGCGACAACTATCTGCTGGTCCTTACTCCTCACTCCCTGACCGATGCGCTCTGTCTACAGGGGTTGCTGTTTGCCCTCAGCCTCAACAAGCGAATTGTGCCGGTGCTAGCCAAAACAGTCCCCGCCGAGCACCTGCCAGAGCCGCTGCAAACCTTAGACACCATCGACCTGCGTACCGGCGTGCCCCCTCTGGCAGACACCGCTAGTGGCCAACAGCTGCTGCAAACCCTGCACCACGAGGCCAACTACCACCGCGCCCACACTCAGCTTCTGGTCAAAGCGCTCCAGTGGGAGCGGCTGAGTCGCGACTCAGCGCTGCTCCTGCAGGGAGAAGACCTGACAGGTTTTCAGCACTGGCTAGTTGAGGCCAACCAGCGATCGCGCTACCAACCCCTGCGGCTACAGACTCTGTATGTCGCTGAAAGCGCCTGCAACGGGGGCGATCGCACCAATGGCATCCGCCAGGGGATAGGCTGGATCCAGCGCTGGCTAGCCTAG
- a CDS encoding leucine-rich repeat-containing protein kinase family protein → MLNLEMLRSQPPIDNRRLTLAANLTTFPEEILDLADSLEILDLSHNALTTLPDSFARLQNLRIVFFNNNRFERVPEVLAQCPNLSMIGFKANRIATVPAEALPPKTRWLILTDNRLRSLPEAIGHLPHLQKLMLAGNRLHALPETLTNCQNLELIRIAANQLDQLPPWLVRLPRLSWLAYAGNPFCRGGTPVHPDPLPTIPWRDLSLEEVLGQGASGVISRGLWRQPQGQQPVAVKLFKGAITSDGLPEDELRACIAAGTHPHLIAPLGQVAQHPDHKQGLVLPLVPPSYRVLGGPPSLESCTRDTYPDDTEFSLTATLTIARGVAAAAAHLHDRGILHGDLYPHNTLVNPAGEARLSDFGAASFYDPASAHAPALERLEVRAFGCLLEDLCDRTPAPPATLRQIQAACLQPDVLARPSFKDILAALRAF, encoded by the coding sequence ATGCTCAATCTGGAGATGCTGCGATCGCAACCGCCCATCGACAATCGGCGGCTGACGTTGGCCGCAAACCTGACCACCTTTCCCGAAGAGATTCTCGATCTGGCCGACAGCCTGGAAATTCTCGATCTCTCCCACAACGCTCTCACCACCCTGCCCGACAGCTTTGCCAGGCTCCAGAATCTGCGGATTGTCTTTTTCAACAACAACCGCTTTGAGCGGGTGCCCGAGGTACTGGCCCAGTGCCCCAACCTCTCGATGATTGGGTTTAAGGCCAACCGGATTGCCACGGTGCCCGCCGAGGCGCTACCGCCCAAGACCCGCTGGCTGATTCTGACCGACAACCGCCTGCGATCGCTGCCCGAGGCGATCGGCCACCTGCCCCACCTGCAAAAGCTGATGCTGGCAGGCAACCGACTCCACGCCCTGCCCGAAACCCTGACCAACTGCCAAAACCTGGAGCTGATTCGAATTGCCGCCAACCAACTCGACCAGCTGCCGCCGTGGTTGGTCAGGCTGCCGCGCCTCAGCTGGCTGGCCTACGCCGGCAACCCGTTTTGCCGGGGGGGTACTCCAGTTCATCCAGACCCCCTACCGACGATTCCCTGGCGCGACCTCAGCCTGGAAGAGGTGCTGGGCCAGGGGGCGTCGGGAGTGATTTCACGGGGGCTGTGGCGACAGCCCCAGGGCCAACAGCCGGTGGCGGTCAAGCTGTTTAAGGGAGCCATCACCAGCGACGGCCTGCCCGAGGACGAACTGCGGGCCTGCATTGCGGCGGGCACACACCCGCACCTGATTGCCCCCCTGGGCCAGGTGGCCCAGCATCCCGACCACAAGCAGGGCCTGGTGCTGCCCCTGGTGCCGCCTAGCTACCGGGTGCTGGGCGGCCCGCCCAGCCTGGAGAGCTGTACCCGCGATACCTACCCGGACGACACCGAGTTTTCGCTGACCGCTACCCTGACCATTGCCCGGGGGGTGGCCGCCGCCGCCGCCCACCTGCACGATCGCGGCATTCTCCACGGCGACCTGTACCCCCACAACACCCTGGTCAATCCAGCGGGAGAGGCCCGCCTCAGCGACTTTGGGGCGGCCAGCTTCTACGACCCCGCCAGTGCCCACGCCCCGGCCCTGGAGCGCCTGGAGGTAAGAGCCTTTGGCTGTCTGCTGGAGGACTTGTGCGATCGCACCCCCGCTCCCCCGGCCACCCTGCGCCAGATCCAGGCCGCCTGCCTACAGCCCGACGTTCTGGCCCGCCCCAGCTTTAAGGACATTTTGGCAGCGCTTAGGGCGTTCTAA
- the hemJ gene encoding protoporphyrinogen oxidase HemJ codes for MAYYWFKAFHIIGVVVWFAGLFYLVRLFIYHVEAEAEPEPARGILKKQYTIMEKRLYNIITTPGMVVTVAMAVGLLVQMPEYLKDGWMHAKLGLVALLLVYHHYCGRLMRQLHRGECGWSSQQLRALNEAPTLLLVAIVMLVIFKNSFPTGVTTWLMVGLVVFMAATIQLYARKRRLDKEKEALGAAPEPQALQNS; via the coding sequence ATGGCCTACTACTGGTTCAAAGCGTTTCACATTATTGGGGTGGTGGTCTGGTTCGCCGGGCTGTTTTACCTGGTGCGCCTGTTTATCTACCACGTGGAGGCCGAAGCGGAGCCAGAACCGGCCCGGGGCATTCTTAAAAAGCAGTACACCATCATGGAGAAGCGCCTCTACAACATCATCACCACCCCTGGCATGGTGGTGACGGTAGCAATGGCGGTGGGGCTGCTGGTGCAGATGCCTGAGTACCTCAAGGACGGCTGGATGCACGCCAAGCTCGGCCTGGTGGCCCTGCTGCTGGTGTACCACCACTACTGTGGTCGCCTGATGCGGCAGCTGCACCGGGGCGAGTGTGGGTGGTCGAGTCAGCAGCTGCGGGCGCTCAACGAAGCCCCAACTCTGCTGCTGGTGGCGATCGTCATGCTGGTGATCTTTAAGAACAGCTTTCCCACTGGGGTGACAACCTGGCTGATGGTGGGGCTGGTGGTGTTTATGGCGGCAACCATTCAGCTCTACGCCCGCAAGCGGCGGTTAGATAAAGAAAAAGAAGCCCTGGGTGCGGCCCCAGAACCCCAGGCCCTGCAAAATTCCTGA
- a CDS encoding tetratricopeptide repeat protein, with product MSLNSQTYLGHNQEAYQELRLALQLNLRRQLLIAVCDDVALQEQLAQRLEANFSPLPETVPLSPEVRARQFTLVTLRLGGDRPDLVREVLLWLKQQRRLQDSLPSAPVFQIVGIDRLTGQSPTVQNRFLASLIRVDALLTQLECRLVVWVPRPWLGKIRQSVPRFWRSRSGLFEFVGEPRPQSAAPAPAQFDAPPAQTAPPQTAPPQTGPAQTSAAPQPPLWQVLRDDLATFEQSPEPGGVTSSPLPPVAAAPENAAAPTQPPAPPQPPVDLPALMDRAAANVFDRPQSAPPSYTVLAPGADQGLFSSVILPPVGATAAETLAALQLAEPVSPPPAPARPGPTAEAEATGADRERDTLQLPPDLAQDAELVNLWRYVQGLIDQQAGPLTLARAYLALGQRSRDRLTVEAPSASLVDFAMALYDRAIVGLTPGSTDWCDALNDLASLYWLQGQQEGMLDPAPWLRRSAQTYEKALQGGQQGIPADTLGRISGNLGTVYGLLANLEDPVPCLEKAVAAYQTALEHSPAAQSPIDYANLQNSLGAIHWRLAQHQDPRHHLPLAIAAYSEALAHRTAAAAPLEYAMIQNNLGIAYWSLAQHQQPMVLLERAIAAYRAALQYRTAPAAPAGCAATANNLGTAYWDLAQQVEASGKRQPLVAKDEADPADSEGQASEKQEDRRLNALQQAVAAYEMALVAAETALQESPTAALGFDLWATCHSAGVVHDQLAQALPSAETEARQHHLDAALRYYLLAYEGWRDSPPQLEVLITAMVYNAHLTYDLFGIAGQQAVLSQLPGELLPQVLRRL from the coding sequence GTGTCTTTGAATTCTCAAACCTACCTGGGGCATAACCAGGAAGCCTATCAGGAGCTGCGCCTGGCCCTTCAGCTCAACCTGCGACGGCAGCTGCTGATTGCGGTGTGTGACGATGTGGCCTTGCAGGAGCAGTTGGCCCAACGACTGGAGGCTAACTTTAGCCCCTTGCCCGAGACAGTACCCCTGTCCCCAGAGGTGCGGGCGCGGCAGTTTACCCTGGTGACGCTGCGGCTGGGCGGCGATCGCCCCGATCTGGTGCGGGAGGTGCTGCTGTGGCTGAAGCAGCAGCGCCGCCTCCAGGACAGCCTGCCCAGCGCCCCCGTGTTCCAAATTGTGGGCATCGATCGGCTTACGGGCCAGTCGCCCACGGTGCAAAATCGGTTTCTGGCCTCGCTGATTCGCGTCGATGCGCTGCTCACCCAGCTCGAATGCCGACTGGTGGTGTGGGTGCCGCGCCCCTGGCTGGGCAAAATTCGCCAGTCGGTACCGAGGTTCTGGCGATCGCGCAGCGGCCTGTTTGAGTTTGTGGGAGAGCCCAGACCGCAGTCGGCTGCCCCGGCTCCAGCCCAGTTCGATGCGCCCCCAGCCCAGACGGCCCCGCCCCAGACGGCCCCGCCCCAGACCGGGCCGGCCCAGACCAGTGCGGCCCCCCAGCCCCCCCTCTGGCAGGTGCTGCGCGACGACCTGGCAACCTTTGAGCAGTCTCCCGAGCCTGGGGGGGTCACGTCGTCGCCGTTGCCCCCGGTGGCGGCGGCCCCAGAAAACGCCGCTGCCCCCACCCAACCGCCTGCGCCGCCTCAGCCCCCCGTCGATTTGCCCGCGCTCATGGACCGGGCAGCGGCCAACGTGTTCGATCGCCCCCAGTCGGCTCCCCCGAGCTATACCGTCCTGGCACCCGGTGCCGATCAGGGCCTATTTTCCAGCGTCATTTTGCCGCCTGTGGGGGCTACCGCCGCTGAGACCCTGGCGGCGCTCCAGCTGGCCGAGCCGGTCTCGCCCCCGCCTGCCCCGGCCCGGCCCGGCCCAACCGCTGAGGCCGAGGCCACTGGCGCCGACAGGGAACGGGACACCCTGCAACTGCCTCCCGACCTGGCCCAGGATGCTGAATTGGTAAACCTGTGGCGCTACGTTCAGGGGCTGATTGACCAGCAGGCCGGGCCATTGACCCTGGCGCGGGCCTACCTGGCCCTGGGGCAGCGATCGCGCGATCGCCTCACGGTGGAGGCCCCGAGCGCCAGCCTGGTGGACTTTGCCATGGCCCTGTACGATCGCGCGATCGTGGGCCTCACCCCAGGCAGCACCGACTGGTGCGACGCCCTCAACGACCTGGCCAGCCTCTACTGGCTCCAGGGGCAGCAGGAGGGCATGCTCGACCCCGCCCCCTGGCTGCGGCGCAGTGCCCAGACCTACGAAAAAGCCCTCCAGGGCGGCCAGCAGGGAATTCCCGCCGACACCCTAGGGCGCATTTCCGGCAACCTGGGCACCGTCTACGGGCTGCTGGCCAATCTGGAGGATCCGGTGCCCTGTCTCGAAAAGGCAGTGGCGGCCTACCAAACCGCCCTGGAGCACAGTCCGGCGGCACAGTCGCCCATCGACTACGCCAACCTGCAAAACAGCCTGGGGGCAATTCACTGGCGGCTGGCCCAGCACCAGGACCCCCGGCACCACCTACCCCTGGCGATCGCGGCCTATAGCGAGGCCCTGGCCCACCGCACCGCCGCCGCAGCCCCCCTGGAATACGCCATGATCCAGAACAACCTGGGCATTGCCTACTGGAGCCTGGCCCAGCACCAGCAGCCCATGGTTTTGCTCGAACGGGCGATCGCCGCCTACCGGGCAGCACTCCAGTACCGCACCGCCCCCGCCGCCCCCGCCGGCTGTGCCGCCACTGCCAACAACCTGGGCACCGCCTACTGGGACCTGGCCCAGCAGGTAGAAGCCTCCGGTAAACGGCAGCCCCTTGTTGCCAAAGACGAGGCCGATCCTGCCGACAGCGAGGGCCAAGCCTCCGAAAAGCAGGAGGACCGCCGCCTGAACGCCCTGCAGCAGGCCGTAGCTGCCTACGAAATGGCCCTGGTCGCCGCCGAAACCGCCCTGCAAGAGTCGCCCACCGCCGCCCTGGGGTTTGACCTGTGGGCCACCTGCCACAGTGCCGGCGTCGTCCACGACCAGCTGGCCCAGGCTCTGCCCAGCGCCGAAACGGAAGCCCGCCAGCACCACCTGGATGCGGCCCTGCGCTACTACCTGCTGGCCTACGAAGGCTGGCGCGACAGCCCGCCCCAGCTGGAGGTGCTGATCACGGCGATGGTATACAACGCCCACCTGACCTACGACCTGTTTGGGATTGCGGGGCAGCAGGCGGTGCTCTCGCAGCTGCCGGGGGAGTTGTTGCCTCAGGTGTTGCGGCGGCTGTAG
- the dnaK gene encoding molecular chaperone DnaK, with amino-acid sequence MGKVVGIDLGTTNSVVAVMEGGKPTVIANAEGFRTTPSVVAYAKNGDRLVGQIAKRQAVMNTENTFYSVKRFIGRRYDEVGTESTEVAYKVLNVGNNVKIDCPQAGQQFSPEEISAQVLRKLADDAGKYLGEKVTQAVITVPAYFNDSQRQATKDAGKIAGLEVLRIINEPTAASLAYGLDRKSNETILVFDLGGGTFDVSILEVGDGVFEVLATSGDTHLGGDDFDKKIVDYLAGEFQKLEGIDLRKDKQALQRLTEAAEKAKIELSSVTQAEVNLPFITATQDGPKHLEMTLTRAKFEELCADLIDRCRIPVEQALKDAKIAKTAIDEVVLVGGSTRIPAIKDVVKRTLDKEPNETVNPDEVVAVGAAIQGGVLAGEVKDILLLDVTPLSLGVETLGGVMTKLIPRNTTIPTKKSEVFSTAQDGQTNVEIKVLQGEREMASDNKSLGTFQLSGIPAAPRGVPQIEVIFDIDANGILNVTAKDKGTGKEQTITISGASTLDDNEVERMVKDAEANAAADKERRENIDLKNQADSLAYQAEKQLSDMGDKVPAADKEKAEGQIKSLRDAIAAEDFGTIKTLTGELQQTLYSISSNLYQQAGGDAGAAPGPDATPGDSSGGGDDVIDAEFSEPGSN; translated from the coding sequence ATGGGTAAAGTAGTTGGAATTGACTTGGGAACGACCAACTCTGTGGTCGCGGTTATGGAAGGGGGCAAACCCACCGTAATCGCCAACGCTGAAGGCTTTCGCACCACGCCCTCGGTGGTGGCCTATGCCAAAAACGGCGATCGCCTCGTTGGTCAGATCGCCAAGCGCCAGGCGGTGATGAACACCGAAAACACCTTTTATTCGGTCAAGCGCTTCATTGGCCGTCGCTACGACGAAGTGGGCACCGAGTCCACCGAAGTGGCCTACAAAGTGCTGAACGTGGGCAACAACGTCAAGATTGACTGTCCCCAGGCGGGTCAGCAGTTTTCCCCCGAAGAAATTTCAGCGCAGGTGCTGCGCAAGCTGGCCGACGATGCCGGTAAGTACCTGGGCGAAAAGGTCACCCAGGCGGTGATCACCGTGCCCGCCTACTTCAACGACTCCCAGCGCCAGGCCACCAAGGACGCGGGCAAAATTGCCGGTCTAGAAGTGCTGCGGATCATCAACGAGCCTACGGCGGCCTCGCTGGCCTATGGGCTAGACCGCAAGAGCAACGAAACCATTCTGGTATTTGACCTCGGCGGCGGTACCTTCGACGTCTCCATTCTCGAAGTCGGCGACGGCGTGTTTGAAGTGCTGGCCACCTCTGGCGACACCCACCTGGGCGGCGATGACTTCGACAAAAAGATTGTGGACTACCTGGCCGGTGAGTTCCAGAAGCTGGAAGGCATCGACCTGCGCAAAGACAAGCAGGCCCTCCAGCGCCTGACCGAGGCCGCTGAGAAAGCCAAAATTGAGCTGTCCAGTGTTACCCAGGCCGAAGTCAACCTGCCCTTTATCACTGCCACCCAGGACGGCCCCAAGCACCTGGAAATGACCCTGACCCGGGCCAAGTTCGAAGAACTCTGCGCCGATCTGATCGATCGCTGCCGGATTCCGGTGGAGCAGGCGCTGAAGGATGCCAAGATCGCCAAGACCGCCATCGACGAGGTGGTGCTGGTGGGCGGCTCTACCCGCATTCCCGCCATTAAGGATGTGGTGAAGCGCACCCTCGACAAAGAGCCCAACGAAACCGTCAACCCCGACGAGGTGGTTGCGGTGGGTGCCGCCATTCAGGGCGGTGTGCTGGCCGGTGAGGTGAAGGACATTCTGCTGCTGGATGTCACCCCCCTGTCCCTGGGTGTGGAAACCCTGGGCGGCGTGATGACCAAGCTCATCCCCCGCAACACCACCATTCCCACCAAGAAGTCGGAGGTGTTCTCGACTGCCCAGGATGGCCAGACCAACGTGGAGATCAAGGTGCTCCAGGGCGAGCGCGAGATGGCTAGCGACAACAAGAGCCTGGGAACCTTCCAGCTCTCTGGCATTCCGGCCGCGCCCCGCGGTGTGCCCCAGATCGAGGTGATCTTCGACATCGATGCCAACGGCATTCTCAATGTCACCGCCAAGGACAAGGGCACCGGTAAAGAGCAGACCATCACCATCTCTGGGGCCTCTACCCTGGACGACAACGAAGTCGAGCGCATGGTGAAGGATGCCGAAGCCAACGCCGCCGCCGACAAAGAGCGGCGTGAGAACATCGACCTCAAGAACCAGGCTGACTCGCTGGCCTACCAGGCCGAGAAGCAGCTGAGCGACATGGGCGACAAGGTGCCCGCCGCCGACAAGGAGAAGGCCGAGGGACAGATCAAGTCTCTTCGCGATGCGATCGCCGCCGAGGACTTTGGCACCATCAAAACCCTCACGGGCGAGCTACAGCAGACCCTGTACAGCATCAGCAGCAACCTGTACCAGCAGGCGGGTGGCGATGCCGGTGCCGCTCCCGGTCCCGATGCTACCCCCGGCGATAGCTCCGGTGGCGGTGACGATGTCATCGATGCCGAGTTCTCTGAGCCTGGCTCGAACTAA